In Acidobacteriota bacterium, one genomic interval encodes:
- a CDS encoding metallophosphoesterase, which yields MKISKIDPKPISFFGMYSLARLPPLPYYAESVLNRLRDKVIMSPDELRGMDTTIWEVRLRAQGDHDEEILLSTRSLSKPVSFDSVDAQSNTILHITDPHFAIGKHRSQHVWRLESEPASGKASLAEAIKDALNQSKVGLVIVTGDLTFTGEAGEFDEARKSLRLLLGLLDLDLDRLVVVPGNHDIRWTTEESYEENARVREAPDDARRNYEKFYFDLYRHKSNLTLSVGRRFQLPCGVALEVCALNSSSLEQGANFLAGMGRIEESAFRKVANELGWSQPSMSLRLLALHHHLVLTENIEPASGYSHGFGIAVDAPQILRTAARYGVQLALHGHKHRAFIWRSGVYELPEHTQTEWRLGNVSIVGGGSAGSSDTEAGKNFFNLLEVNNNGVEVKMYRAEAGGAFGQMSRWTAAFELKGSPPSLTLQDWIMP from the coding sequence ATGAAGATCTCCAAAATCGATCCGAAGCCGATTTCATTCTTCGGCATGTATTCCCTTGCCCGGCTTCCCCCTCTGCCTTACTACGCTGAATCTGTCCTGAACAGGCTCCGAGACAAAGTCATCATGAGCCCCGACGAACTTCGTGGTATGGACACGACGATCTGGGAAGTCCGTCTGCGGGCGCAGGGCGATCATGACGAAGAAATACTGCTAAGTACACGGTCTCTCTCAAAACCGGTCTCCTTCGATTCTGTAGACGCTCAGAGTAACACAATACTTCACATCACGGATCCGCACTTCGCGATAGGTAAGCACCGTTCCCAACATGTATGGCGCCTTGAGAGCGAGCCTGCAAGCGGCAAGGCGAGTCTGGCCGAGGCGATCAAAGACGCACTAAATCAATCGAAGGTCGGCTTAGTGATCGTCACCGGTGATCTGACCTTCACGGGTGAGGCCGGAGAATTCGACGAAGCGAGGAAATCTCTCAGGCTCTTGCTGGGCCTGCTGGACCTCGATCTCGACCGTCTGGTTGTTGTCCCAGGTAATCATGACATCCGCTGGACCACGGAAGAATCTTATGAAGAGAATGCTCGCGTACGAGAGGCTCCAGACGATGCCAGAAGGAACTACGAGAAGTTCTATTTCGACCTTTACCGGCATAAGTCGAACCTGACGCTCTCGGTGGGCCGCCGCTTTCAGTTGCCGTGCGGTGTCGCACTGGAAGTTTGCGCTTTGAACTCAAGCTCTCTTGAGCAGGGCGCGAACTTCCTAGCCGGCATGGGGCGCATAGAGGAGAGCGCGTTCAGAAAAGTCGCAAACGAACTTGGTTGGAGCCAACCCAGCATGTCGCTTCGATTGTTAGCCCTTCACCACCATTTGGTATTAACTGAGAACATCGAGCCGGCATCCGGCTACTCCCACGGCTTCGGAATTGCCGTCGATGCGCCGCAGATACTGCGAACGGCCGCCAGGTATGGGGTCCAGCTTGCGCTCCACGGCCACAAACACCGCGCCTTCATCTGGCGATCGGGAGTTTACGAACTGCCCGAACACACGCAGACCGAATGGCGACTCGGGAATGTTTCAATTGTGGGGGGCGGTAGTGCCGGTTCGAGCGATACCGAGGCGGGGAAAAACTTTTTCAATCTTCTCGAAGTTAACAACAACGGGGTCGAAGTAAAAATGTATAGGGCCGAAGCAGGAGGTGCTTTCGGGCAAATGTCGCGGTGGACGGCAGCTTTTGAGTTGAAGGGGTCTCCCCCGAGCCTTACACTTCAGGACTGGATCATGCCTTAG
- a CDS encoding HAD family hydrolase — protein sequence MKRCRIHLLVTDLDNTLYDWVSSFVPAFYSMVDVAARILRVDREELLDDLKAVHQRYHNSEQPFALLETATVERRYPHTSRLGRKRHLDAAFDAFNSIRRQNLRLYPGVRETLRVIRDSGCSIVGYTEAVLENSLYRLSLLGILEEIQLLYVPKSRAAEGHPDPARQRILEQYRERVRLLPDGHRKPDPQVLKRICEEHRVPVEEALYVGDSMTRDVAMAKAAGVHAAWARYGSALNPNDWNKLVRVTHWTAEDVAREMRLKEEYRDVRPDVEIDSFAELLAPDERRAKQLFDFGSKDESLITTREPLLRGTLPSSHLQ from the coding sequence ATGAAACGCTGTCGCATTCACCTTTTGGTCACTGACTTAGATAATACTTTGTACGATTGGGTGTCATCCTTTGTCCCTGCCTTTTACAGTATGGTGGACGTTGCGGCCCGGATTCTGCGCGTGGACCGGGAGGAGTTACTAGATGATCTCAAGGCCGTTCATCAGCGGTATCACAACTCAGAGCAACCTTTTGCACTACTCGAAACTGCCACTGTCGAGCGCCGCTATCCTCATACTTCTCGTCTCGGGCGAAAACGTCATCTCGACGCGGCATTTGATGCGTTCAATAGCATCCGTCGACAGAACCTCCGCTTGTATCCGGGAGTCCGGGAGACTCTCCGGGTGATACGTGACAGCGGGTGCAGCATAGTGGGCTACACCGAGGCTGTTCTTGAGAACAGTCTATACAGACTGAGTCTGCTTGGTATCCTGGAAGAGATTCAACTACTTTATGTGCCGAAGAGTCGCGCAGCCGAAGGTCACCCCGACCCGGCCCGTCAACGAATTCTCGAGCAGTATCGTGAGAGGGTGCGCCTACTACCTGATGGTCATCGAAAGCCTGATCCTCAAGTCCTGAAACGAATCTGCGAGGAGCACCGTGTACCGGTGGAGGAAGCCCTATACGTTGGCGACAGCATGACCAGAGATGTTGCCATGGCCAAGGCCGCTGGCGTACACGCTGCTTGGGCCCGATATGGATCTGCACTCAATCCGAACGATTGGAACAAACTAGTCCGAGTTACCCATTGGACCGCTGAAGACGTCGCCCGTGAGATGCGACTCAAAGAAGAGTATCGCGATGTTCGACCTGATGTAGAAATCGACTCGTTCGCTGAATTGCTGGCGCCCGATGAGCGAAGGGCGAAGCAGTTGTTTGACTTTGGTTCGAAGGACGAGTCCCTTATAACCACCCGCGAACCCCTCTTGCGCGGAACGCTTCCTAGTTCACATCTCCAGTAG
- a CDS encoding AAA family ATPase, whose product MTGGQKIVIIAGPNGAGKTTFARQFLPAEADCPIFVNADLIAAALAPLSPETAAIRAGRLMLEEIDNHVRRAESFAFETTLSGLMYDRLISKWRQLGYRVKLIYLSLPNPEMAVARVAYRVAQGGHFIPEAVIRRRFDAGWNNFNSKYKLLVNAWSLYDNSQPHPVLIEEGVNDED is encoded by the coding sequence ATGACCGGCGGCCAGAAAATCGTGATCATTGCCGGGCCGAATGGCGCCGGCAAAACGACGTTTGCACGACAGTTCTTGCCTGCGGAGGCTGACTGTCCGATCTTCGTTAACGCTGACCTGATCGCAGCGGCTCTTGCGCCGCTCTCTCCAGAAACTGCGGCAATTCGAGCCGGACGGTTGATGTTGGAAGAGATCGACAACCATGTACGTCGAGCCGAAAGCTTTGCCTTTGAAACTACGTTGAGCGGGCTGATGTACGATCGCTTGATTTCGAAGTGGCGACAGCTAGGGTATCGAGTGAAGTTGATATACCTGAGTTTGCCCAACCCTGAAATGGCAGTCGCACGGGTCGCGTACCGGGTTGCGCAAGGGGGGCATTTCATTCCCGAGGCAGTAATTCGACGCCGTTTTGATGCTGGCTGGAACAACTTCAATTCAAAATATAAGCTTCTCGTCAACGCATGGTCGCTGTATGATAATTCCCAACCGCATCCGGTTCTAATCGAGGAGGGCGTGAATGATGAAGACTAG
- a CDS encoding DUF1801 domain-containing protein produces the protein MTRPPPPPSEELIRFLSQFDLKVGKLALGLREMVLQEAPAAVEKLVRVYALVFWYSLTGKMSDAFVQVVVYTKGVNLMFNRGAELEDPKGVLVGEGKIIRHIKVRQPEDLKNPHLRKFIRAALKHAKSIAKEKELAARPTKPIAQASAKRRPK, from the coding sequence ATGACTAGACCTCCGCCACCACCAAGCGAAGAGTTGATCCGGTTTCTCTCGCAGTTCGATCTGAAGGTCGGCAAGCTCGCGCTCGGGCTGCGTGAGATGGTGCTTCAAGAAGCGCCCGCGGCGGTCGAGAAACTTGTTCGCGTGTACGCACTCGTGTTTTGGTATTCGCTCACGGGCAAAATGTCGGACGCGTTTGTTCAGGTCGTGGTGTATACCAAAGGCGTGAATCTCATGTTCAATCGCGGCGCCGAGCTTGAAGACCCGAAAGGAGTGCTCGTTGGAGAGGGCAAGATCATCCGGCACATCAAGGTCCGGCAACCCGAAGATTTGAAGAACCCTCATCTGCGGAAGTTCATTCGAGCAGCGCTTAAGCATGCGAAGTCGATCGCCAAGGAGAAGGAGCTCGCAGCCCGGCCTACGAAGCCGATTGCGCAAGCTTCGGCGAAGAGGCGTCCGAAGTAG
- a CDS encoding thiol-disulfide isomerase, translating into MNKIRVFAIALISLIALALYTLPAIQASGPGPSAKNVTFNKEVAPIFYKSCAECHRPGEAAPFSVLSYKDVRPWAKSIKEKVVNRQMPPWHADPHFGKWANDPRLTQAQIDTITAWVDGGAKEGDAKDLPAAPQFIEGWGIGKPDVIIQMPEEYTVEASGPDEYQYFDAPTNFKEDKYVQMAEARPGNRKVVHHVIAFVVPPGQPSLNMVPKEQRSAALEGSLKNTPFYRDGLLIRMKKDQPVYNDGSEVPANLKGFNNVDDFLTAYAPGSDYGEWQPGTAKKIPAGATIRFQIHYSKIAGSVQTDRSMVGMIFAKQPPERLMKTRAVSNVFFEIPANADHHKVTASWKPSLDVTLYSLMPHMHYRGAAMEYKVFYPDGKSEVLLNVPAYSFNWQMAYRPQAPIRIPAGSRIQVTGYFDNSTKNKFNPDPAKAVRQGEPTYDEMMMGFMDYTAEKPQTLAKVDPQVFDTYVGKYDLGTDRQYVVTREGNRYFGKAPNNPKRELFPSSATRFFIPEVEAQITFVKDEKGEVVELVYEQNEGVRRSKRVREATAGSRQ; encoded by the coding sequence ATGAACAAGATTCGTGTTTTTGCTATCGCGCTGATCTCGCTTATCGCGTTAGCTCTCTACACGCTACCTGCCATACAGGCTAGCGGCCCCGGCCCATCAGCTAAGAACGTCACATTCAACAAGGAAGTCGCGCCCATCTTCTACAAGAGCTGCGCTGAATGTCATCGACCCGGCGAAGCTGCGCCGTTCTCGGTCCTCAGTTACAAGGACGTGCGTCCCTGGGCGAAGTCGATCAAAGAGAAGGTCGTCAATCGCCAGATGCCGCCCTGGCACGCCGATCCGCATTTTGGCAAGTGGGCCAATGATCCTCGCCTGACGCAGGCTCAAATCGACACCATCACTGCCTGGGTAGATGGCGGCGCCAAAGAGGGCGATGCGAAAGACCTGCCGGCCGCCCCGCAATTCATCGAAGGTTGGGGTATCGGGAAACCGGATGTGATTATCCAAATGCCCGAAGAGTATACCGTCGAAGCCAGCGGCCCCGACGAGTACCAATACTTCGATGCGCCGACCAATTTTAAAGAGGACAAGTACGTCCAGATGGCCGAGGCGCGGCCCGGCAATCGGAAGGTCGTGCATCACGTCATTGCTTTCGTCGTTCCGCCCGGCCAACCGAGCCTCAACATGGTCCCAAAGGAGCAGCGCTCCGCGGCGCTCGAAGGGTCACTAAAGAACACCCCGTTCTATCGCGACGGTCTCTTGATTCGCATGAAAAAGGATCAGCCGGTCTACAACGATGGAAGCGAAGTCCCGGCCAATCTCAAAGGCTTCAACAACGTTGACGATTTTCTCACCGCCTATGCGCCGGGCAGCGACTACGGCGAATGGCAACCTGGAACCGCGAAGAAGATTCCCGCGGGCGCGACCATTCGCTTCCAGATTCACTATTCCAAGATTGCCGGCAGCGTTCAGACCGATCGATCAATGGTCGGTATGATCTTCGCGAAACAACCGCCAGAGAGACTGATGAAGACGCGCGCAGTATCGAACGTATTCTTTGAGATCCCAGCGAATGCCGACCATCACAAGGTGACCGCGTCCTGGAAGCCGAGTCTCGACGTCACTCTCTACTCGCTGATGCCGCATATGCACTATCGCGGAGCGGCGATGGAGTACAAGGTGTTCTATCCGGATGGGAAATCGGAAGTGCTGTTGAACGTCCCTGCTTATAGCTTCAACTGGCAGATGGCCTATCGTCCGCAAGCGCCGATACGTATTCCCGCCGGCAGCAGGATTCAGGTCACCGGGTACTTCGACAACTCGACGAAGAACAAGTTCAATCCCGATCCGGCCAAAGCCGTGCGTCAGGGCGAGCCCACCTACGACGAGATGATGATGGGCTTTATGGATTACACCGCCGAGAAGCCGCAGACGTTGGCGAAGGTCGATCCGCAAGTCTTCGACACGTACGTAGGTAAGTACGACCTCGGCACCGACCGCCAGTACGTAGTGACCAGAGAGGGCAATCGCTACTTCGGCAAGGCCCCAAACAATCCGAAGCGCGAACTCTTCCCTTCGTCGGCGACGAGGTTCTTCATCCCCGAGGTCGAAGCCCAGATCACTTTCGTCAAGGATGAGAAAGGCGAAGTGGTCGAATTGGTCTACGAACAAAACGAAGGCGTGAGGCGCTCCAAGCGAGTCAGAGAAGCCACGGCGGGTAGCCGGCAATAA
- a CDS encoding thiol-disulfide isomerase, whose amino-acid sequence MIKTRLSYAIVLALTVLGLTTIPTARTSPAATPTFSKDVAPILFKNCASCHRPRDIAPMSLLTYENARPWAKSIREKVAVGSMPPWHATQAHGIFSNDRRLSDKDKDTLIRWADGGAPKGDPKDLPPAPKFADGWEIGTPDAVISIPKEFEVPESGTIGYQFFEAPANFTEDKWVQAIEVRPGARSVVHHVLVFCREPGARRSPPAFVQIVPNLGGFGQGHGSASPQERGLPGPLIATTAPGTNAMTFKPGTAMRIRAGAVLAFQIHYTANGTATRDRTSVGMIFARQPPQQEIRNSAFVNPLFVIPPGADNQAVDSAIQFSEDSHIWALFPHTHLRGKSWEYRLVYPDGRSEVVLSVPKYDFNWQTYYVFTKPLAVPKGSRLEASAHYDNSTANKWNPDPKVAVRWGPQTWQEMQYSGITYSVDDQHRGATNEGSRNDRK is encoded by the coding sequence ATGATTAAGACTCGACTGAGTTATGCAATCGTATTGGCCCTCACCGTTCTCGGTCTGACCACTATTCCCACGGCTCGAACAAGTCCGGCTGCCACGCCGACTTTCTCAAAGGATGTCGCTCCCATTCTGTTCAAGAACTGCGCGAGCTGTCACCGGCCCCGCGACATTGCGCCGATGTCGCTGCTCACCTACGAAAACGCCCGGCCCTGGGCGAAGTCGATTCGCGAAAAAGTGGCCGTCGGCAGCATGCCTCCGTGGCACGCAACGCAGGCGCACGGCATCTTCTCAAACGATCGGCGGTTGAGCGACAAGGATAAAGACACGCTGATCAGATGGGCGGACGGCGGCGCGCCGAAAGGTGATCCAAAAGATCTGCCGCCCGCTCCGAAGTTCGCCGACGGCTGGGAGATCGGCACACCCGACGCGGTCATCAGTATTCCGAAAGAGTTTGAAGTGCCGGAGTCGGGGACGATCGGCTATCAGTTCTTCGAGGCGCCGGCCAACTTCACCGAAGACAAATGGGTGCAGGCGATCGAGGTAAGGCCCGGCGCACGCAGCGTGGTGCATCACGTGTTGGTCTTCTGTCGCGAGCCCGGCGCGCGGCGCTCGCCTCCAGCCTTCGTGCAAATCGTGCCCAACCTCGGAGGCTTCGGGCAGGGGCACGGCAGCGCCTCGCCGCAGGAGCGCGGGCTGCCCGGCCCGCTGATCGCCACGACTGCGCCCGGCACTAACGCGATGACCTTTAAGCCCGGCACGGCTATGCGGATCAGGGCCGGAGCGGTGCTCGCGTTCCAGATCCACTACACTGCAAACGGCACGGCTACCAGGGACCGAACCAGCGTTGGGATGATCTTCGCCAGGCAGCCGCCGCAGCAGGAAATCCGGAACAGCGCGTTCGTCAACCCGCTGTTCGTCATTCCGCCCGGCGCTGACAATCAAGCGGTCGATTCGGCGATTCAGTTCAGCGAGGACTCACACATCTGGGCGTTGTTCCCGCACACTCATCTGCGCGGCAAAAGCTGGGAGTATCGGCTGGTGTACCCCGACGGTCGCTCCGAAGTCGTGCTGTCGGTTCCAAAGTACGATTTCAACTGGCAGACGTATTACGTGTTCACGAAACCGCTGGCGGTGCCGAAGGGATCACGGCTCGAGGCTTCGGCACATTACGATAACTCGACCGCAAACAAATGGAATCCCGACCCGAAGGTGGCCGTGCGATGGGGCCCGCAGACTTGGCAAGAGATGCAGTACTCGGGGATCACCTATTCGGTCGACGACCAGCACCGTGGGGCGACCAACGAGGGCAGTCGCAACGATCGGAAGTGA
- a CDS encoding DinB family protein — protein sequence MNRTEIEIKLNRDRAWLLETFTAMSEEDLSRAITTSRHNPEASWSAKDHLAHLIGIEVAFNKIIKRHIEGHPNPIGVATAQDGTRRSQEEIMTLVHAMNEVWVNEHKSITLGEIVALGQTVRSETLAILASLTDEQLAEKIPGAPWGDTTVGGVMAINGDHGRQHYGWVSEALAGKKS from the coding sequence ATGAACCGTACGGAAATCGAGATAAAACTCAATCGAGACAGGGCGTGGTTGCTGGAAACCTTTACAGCCATGTCAGAGGAGGACCTCAGTCGCGCAATCACAACCAGCAGACACAACCCCGAAGCCTCGTGGAGCGCCAAAGACCATCTGGCACATTTGATTGGAATCGAAGTGGCCTTCAACAAGATCATCAAGCGGCACATCGAAGGTCATCCCAACCCCATAGGCGTAGCAACCGCGCAGGACGGAACGCGCCGCTCGCAAGAAGAAATCATGACTCTTGTTCACGCTATGAACGAGGTATGGGTGAATGAGCATAAGAGTATCACCTTGGGCGAAATTGTCGCCCTTGGTCAAACGGTTCGTTCCGAGACCCTAGCCATTCTTGCCAGTCTCACCGACGAACAGCTAGCAGAAAAGATACCGGGCGCGCCGTGGGGCGATACCACGGTTGGCGGTGTCATGGCGATCAACGGTGACCACGGGCGTCAACACTACGGTTGGGTCTCTGAAGCATTGGCCGGCAAAAAGAGTTGA
- a CDS encoding SCO family protein, whose product MRLNCENARQPANSPRVMRTASGLLLTALIAAGLVSCSHRRAENEERFELKGKVVNVDKRGAVVNIAHESIPGYMEGMTMPFKLKDSSLLDVMTTGDRVQATLVVGGARSWLEDVVVVHESVDATATSSSSLEPKPGDEVPDFTLVNQNGKRVNFHQYRGRIVLLTFIYTRCPLPDYCPLMTENFSEIEKALKSDSELYAKTHLLSVSVDPEYDTPKVLREYAAAHQADTGHWEFAGGTKDEVKEIATYFGMQYWREGDQVVHSLRTAIVGADGKLLTLYRGSEWKPSEIGTELRNLANRSAR is encoded by the coding sequence ATGCGACTCAACTGCGAAAACGCCAGGCAACCGGCCAACAGCCCCCGTGTCATGAGAACTGCGAGCGGTCTTCTCCTGACAGCTCTGATAGCCGCCGGATTGGTTTCATGCAGTCATCGTCGGGCCGAGAACGAGGAGCGATTTGAGCTCAAGGGCAAAGTGGTAAACGTCGATAAGCGTGGCGCCGTAGTGAATATCGCTCACGAATCGATACCCGGTTACATGGAAGGGATGACCATGCCGTTCAAGCTGAAGGACTCGTCGCTGCTCGATGTGATGACCACAGGAGACCGCGTGCAGGCGACGCTGGTGGTCGGAGGCGCGCGCTCCTGGCTTGAAGATGTCGTGGTCGTTCACGAATCGGTGGACGCAACCGCGACCTCGTCGAGTTCGCTTGAACCGAAGCCGGGTGACGAAGTCCCGGACTTCACGCTCGTGAACCAGAACGGGAAGCGCGTCAACTTTCATCAGTATCGCGGACGCATCGTGTTGCTGACTTTCATCTACACGCGCTGCCCGCTTCCCGACTACTGCCCGCTGATGACCGAGAACTTCTCTGAGATTGAGAAGGCGCTCAAGTCCGACTCCGAGCTATACGCGAAGACTCATCTTTTGAGCGTCAGCGTCGATCCGGAATACGACACGCCGAAGGTGCTACGCGAGTACGCGGCCGCGCACCAGGCGGACACGGGTCACTGGGAGTTTGCGGGCGGAACAAAGGATGAAGTCAAAGAAATCGCTACCTACTTCGGCATGCAGTACTGGCGCGAAGGCGATCAGGTCGTTCACTCATTGCGTACGGCGATAGTCGGAGCTGACGGAAAGCTGCTGACGCTCTATCGAGGCAGCGAGTGGAAACCGTCGGAAATCGGAACCGAGCTACGCAACCTCGCGAATCGGTCAGCGCGCTGA
- a CDS encoding copper-binding protein, whose product MVESFDQDGARIQIDHQDIKDLMPAMNMPYAVKDRSLLDSIAPGDKIDFWLESTSSGLVVVRLQKR is encoded by the coding sequence TTGGTTGAATCGTTCGATCAGGACGGCGCAAGAATACAAATCGATCACCAGGACATAAAGGACTTGATGCCCGCGATGAACATGCCTTACGCCGTTAAAGACCGGTCGCTGTTGGATTCCATAGCGCCCGGCGATAAGATCGATTTCTGGCTCGAGTCAACGTCCTCGGGTCTGGTGGTTGTGAGACTCCAAAAACGGTAG
- a CDS encoding SfiI family type II restriction endonuclease → MFIPLDILAADLDKIEEIEKASMRLVTQAVYDFREQAAEIFLREADFSDIGEDTTREALDRMGVSKIGERLFGKIDYKRARYVFHPDYAVKQALLVDSKAERTAGRGTATLQTAQTSLRIRHIRAGEAVDIPGTVPSIKQTDTASYLTTTIFVKYHYQQLAVDRGRLVDIVIAALPNGLLQDRYNPTAQETIWLTGRNAPTLGEAFRVRLTFARLKAKAKWRVQAIPMAPDPFVWDD, encoded by the coding sequence ATGTTTATTCCGCTAGACATTCTTGCTGCTGACCTCGACAAGATCGAAGAGATAGAGAAAGCTTCGATGCGACTGGTTACGCAGGCCGTCTACGACTTTCGCGAGCAGGCCGCTGAGATTTTCCTGAGAGAAGCTGACTTTTCAGACATCGGGGAAGATACAACGCGTGAAGCGTTAGATAGAATGGGAGTCTCAAAGATCGGCGAGCGACTCTTCGGGAAAATAGACTACAAGCGAGCCCGTTATGTATTTCATCCTGATTACGCTGTGAAGCAAGCGCTCCTTGTTGATTCAAAGGCTGAAAGAACCGCTGGCCGAGGAACAGCGACACTACAAACCGCACAAACCTCGCTGAGGATTCGCCATATAAGGGCCGGGGAAGCTGTAGACATACCTGGAACTGTCCCATCGATTAAGCAGACCGATACGGCCAGCTACCTTACTACAACAATCTTCGTAAAATACCATTATCAGCAGCTTGCCGTAGATCGCGGCAGATTGGTTGACATAGTTATTGCCGCACTTCCGAATGGCCTACTCCAAGACCGGTATAATCCGACCGCACAGGAAACGATCTGGCTAACAGGCCGCAATGCGCCTACCCTGGGTGAAGCGTTCAGGGTTAGGCTGACATTCGCACGCCTGAAAGCTAAGGCAAAGTGGCGAGTGCAGGCCATTCCTATGGCACCGGACCCGTTCGTCTGGGATGATTAG
- a CDS encoding site-specific DNA-methyltransferase — protein sequence MAADNKQTMVVNYDRMPKPLQERLGTSSRALAAKGPHLQLNQVHHGDARQLLPLIEPDSVALSVWSPPYFVGKQYEAYLKHFNDWQALLESVIAAHYPAIVPGGFLVVNIADILCFKDPAMPKVQAEAVSRKKSKITREDVLEAMAENPKLNRDQLAKLLGCSEQTIDRRLNGNNIRGGKSETQTRVKIVGGLVEEWALRAGFYPYDRRIWAKDAAWENSRWASLSYRSVDEFEYLYFFWKPGVTKFDRSRLTPQEWKEWGSRGIWTFPSVRANNDHEAKFPLELPRRVIKLLTDPGDIVLDCFMGSGTTAVAALKEDRLFIGIDIEQKSVTLANRQIKNAQPAQLSLLKP from the coding sequence ATGGCCGCCGACAACAAACAGACTATGGTTGTTAACTACGACAGAATGCCCAAGCCGCTTCAAGAAAGACTTGGGACATCTTCCCGTGCATTAGCTGCGAAAGGGCCGCATCTTCAACTCAACCAAGTTCACCACGGAGACGCCAGACAACTACTGCCGCTAATAGAGCCCGACAGCGTTGCCTTGAGCGTATGGTCCCCGCCGTATTTTGTTGGCAAGCAATACGAGGCATATCTGAAACACTTCAACGACTGGCAGGCTCTACTAGAGTCGGTGATTGCCGCCCACTATCCGGCAATCGTCCCTGGCGGATTCCTCGTTGTTAATATCGCAGACATTTTATGCTTCAAGGACCCAGCTATGCCCAAGGTGCAGGCCGAAGCGGTCAGTCGGAAGAAATCGAAGATCACAAGAGAAGACGTGCTAGAAGCGATGGCTGAGAATCCAAAACTGAACCGCGATCAGTTGGCAAAACTTCTTGGGTGTAGTGAACAGACCATAGACCGGCGGCTGAATGGCAACAACATTCGCGGCGGTAAAAGTGAAACTCAAACACGCGTCAAGATCGTTGGCGGACTAGTAGAAGAATGGGCGCTTAGAGCTGGCTTCTATCCCTATGACCGTCGAATCTGGGCAAAGGATGCTGCCTGGGAGAATAGCCGTTGGGCAAGCCTATCATATAGGTCCGTCGATGAGTTTGAGTATCTGTACTTCTTCTGGAAGCCGGGAGTCACGAAGTTTGATAGGTCCAGGCTGACTCCGCAAGAGTGGAAAGAATGGGGCTCGCGTGGGATATGGACTTTTCCATCTGTGAGAGCAAACAACGATCACGAAGCCAAGTTTCCATTGGAATTGCCGCGACGTGTTATCAAGCTCTTGACTGATCCTGGGGACATAGTGCTTGATTGCTTCATGGGAAGCGGAACTACTGCCGTAGCAGCATTGAAAGAAGACCGATTATTCATCGGAATAGACATTGAGCAGAAGTCTGTCACCCTTGCGAATCGCCAAATAAAGAACGCCCAGCCAGCACAACTGAGCTTGCTAAAGCCATGA
- a CDS encoding response regulator, with amino-acid sequence MKSMLVIDRSETLANLFAEIFEKRGWNVDTCLDRDSAIARLAGNKPYAVILLSYRVPGTNGVELVGLIRSLEHRRMTAVVMVTGRDEVAEDALAAGADEVLLKPVNPSALISRWESTPWLVGIDTLADMNLFVIRPYPA; translated from the coding sequence ATGAAATCAATGCTGGTGATAGATCGCTCCGAAACACTTGCAAACCTATTCGCCGAGATCTTTGAGAAACGCGGCTGGAATGTTGATACGTGTCTTGATCGAGACTCGGCGATAGCCCGATTGGCCGGAAACAAGCCTTACGCCGTCATTCTGCTTAGCTACCGCGTGCCTGGGACAAACGGAGTAGAGCTTGTCGGACTGATCAGGTCGCTGGAGCACCGAAGGATGACTGCCGTTGTTATGGTAACCGGAAGGGATGAGGTCGCGGAGGACGCCCTGGCCGCAGGCGCCGACGAGGTCCTGCTAAAGCCAGTTAATCCGAGCGCTCTGATTTCGCGGTGGGAAAGCACGCCTTGGCTCGTGGGGATTGACACTTTGGCTGACATGAACCTCTTCGTGATCCGCCCGTACCCAGCGTAA
- a CDS encoding helix-turn-helix domain-containing protein yields the protein MPGARQDLSEYVRRVMKLKGLTQKDVQRMSGGRITDGYVASITIGRASNLSVEKLQALADGLGVYVDDLFHVACGAPEKAGGKRNVGRAPDPMMILETVQKAVASPDVTEILHEVVRLSTEERADLLRYIKRLGSIKAKSQRKTKRT from the coding sequence ATGCCCGGGGCCAGACAGGATTTGAGTGAATACGTCAGGCGAGTTATGAAGCTGAAGGGCCTGACCCAAAAAGACGTCCAGCGTATGTCGGGCGGAAGAATAACGGATGGCTACGTCGCCAGCATCACGATCGGCAGGGCGAGCAATCTGTCAGTAGAGAAGCTTCAAGCTCTGGCTGACGGGCTCGGCGTGTACGTGGATGATCTCTTTCATGTGGCGTGCGGCGCTCCCGAAAAAGCCGGCGGCAAGCGTAACGTTGGGCGCGCCCCTGACCCTATGATGATCCTGGAAACCGTGCAAAAAGCCGTCGCGAGTCCCGACGTGACCGAGATTCTACACGAAGTGGTGCGCCTGTCTACCGAGGAAAGAGCCGATTTGCTCAGGTATATAAAGAGGCTTGGCTCGATTAAGGCGAAGTCGCAGCGTAAGACTAAACGCACCTAG